The Ziziphus jujuba cultivar Dongzao chromosome 3, ASM3175591v1 region CAAAACAATACTTTAATATTGAGATCTGGTATTCCCAATCCTCCATGTCCCCAGTTTTGCTCGTTAAGTTTCACGATGCACTCAATATGTGGATAAGTATATCTGGGCCATACACACAAAGCAAAACCCATCCACTTACTGTCACACCAATTTGGATCAAGTACTTTTAGACTTATTGATGACCCTATATTATGATGGATGAACCAATCTGGAATTTTACTTCCAGGAAGTATAATATTCGATCTTTTAAATGTATCTGGGTCAACAATCTGTAACTATCAAAGACAAaagagttaaaaataaaataaaataaaataaaattcctaaAAAAAATGGGAGTCCGATACACAGGGCTAAGGCCACATCAACTCCGCAAGTTTAGCGGCAAGACTGACATGGGGACACATTGAATATGGAATACAACGCTATGAAAGTCTCTTAGAAGCCACTACCTTGAAATGTCGTGGATGACGCCGTAAGTGGAAACGAAGTCTACAGTCAAAAAATAGTTTTctaagtttttccaaaagaccAATTGGCAGTTCTGTTATTGCAGTACATCGGATATCTAGCTCTTCCAAACTCTTTTAAAACCCTATGTCGCTTGGTAAATTCCAAAGTTTATTACAACgttgaagaaaaagaattttaagaGATTCCATACCACTTAAGCTGGGTGGCAAATCATCCAGACTACGGCAACCAGAAAGATCCAATCGAGTAAGCTTCCGAAGAAATTTAATGGATGGGTCGATCTTTGACAACTTCACACAATCACCAACATCTAACACCTCTAGATTAGAAACCAGTCTGAAGTCGTTGAATATCTTGGTAAGCTTGGTGCAGCGAAATAGTCGGACAGATCTCAATTTGGGTAACTGCTattagacaaaaaataataataataaataaataaataaaataaaacagaataaaatatattaacatgCATATCTGAAACTCATAAACATATATTACATATACATGGCAAGTTCTATATTACGAAAGGAGAATAGTGAATTGGCAAGTGTTATATGAATTGTCATTTTAATTCTATGTTGAGATGATATGGAATAAAATTCAGAAATTAAGTCTGGTGAGAACAAAACACAATGAATATACTTATATATTGAGACGTACCTCGACATTACCCCAAAGTCGACAGATCCTACTATAGGACAAGTCAACTTCAACGAGTTGAGTCGGCTGGAAACTTGATGGAAAATAATGGAAGGGACACCATATCCATTGAAGAATGAGTAACTCATTGGGAAGATATTGAAGAATCAGCAAGCCAGACGGATTATCTGAATCATTGGAAAGATATTGAAGAATTGGCAAGACACTTGGCAAGCCAGACGGACTATAGCTGTCTAATTTGAGCAGTTTTAGTTTCTTCATCTGCGAGAGCACatcaagaaaattcaaaaatgtcTCTTTTGTTGGACATTTTTCAGATAGATCAAAGCAAACAATGGCTTCAATTTCTTCTATTGCCTGATATATAGGTAAAGTCAGATAGACAAAACAAGGTTAAAATAGGAGACATAATGTCATAAGAAATGCAAGGGCTGCAACTTTCtcaacaagatttttttttttttttttcctcagttATTTATTAAGATGCCACTCATATACAGCACTTGCCACGCAATCATAGCATCTCCTTTTTCTAAGCCAGGGGAGAATTATTTGGAGGTCCAACGTAAATCATATATCTAATTACTTAAACAAAATCTCACTAAAAGCTCCTActgaaagaataagaaaatatttctaACATTCCACAACTTAATTTGTCTTCCAAGATCCACTGTAAGCGATTTCTCCCCCAAAATCTTCCAACCCATCTCTTGCAATAAATCATGCACCCAGATTTCATTATGTTTAATGCTCAAGAGAGATTTATCACTAAGATTTCCTATACCTATTATTGGATTGAAATCGCACTTCTTCAGTATACTTGTAACATAGTCTTTGTGACCATTTCCCTTGAAAAAGCAAACAATGAGTAGGAATATATTCTTGTCTTTGTCCTCCAGTCCATCAAAACTTATTTGAAGTACTCCCATAATCTCCTTGTTGGGGTTATTTTTGAGTCTTTCCAACTTATCATTCCATTCCTCTACATCTTTTCCACATAAAGAGGAACCCAACACTTTAAGAGCTAATGGAAGGCCATTGGCATATTGTACCACACGTTGAGACAACCTTTTATATTCATCTGGAAGAAGATGAACCTTTTCGAAGCCAGCCTTCCAAGTAAAGAGTTGCAaaccttcatcatcatctaatgGCTCCATATTGTATATTTCTTTTACTCCATGAGCAATTAGCAAATGTCTATCCCTAGTTGTGATGATGATTCTACTCCTTGAACCAAACCAATAGGGTTCCTCAGCCAGAGTTTCTCGCTGGTCCAGATGATCTACATCATCAATAACGTTAGGAACCTTTTTACGACATAATCTATTTCTTATAGTTCCACAGTTAGTTTTGCATTCTCCCATCAAAGTATCTGAAAGAAGCTGTTCTTTAAGGGACTTTAGATCATTGCCTTTAACGTTTTCAAGAAAGCTAATACTTTCAACTTGAGAAGACTGCAATTCATAAAAAGTTTTGGCAATTGCGTTTTGCCTATACCACCCATCGCACATATTCCAATAAACTTGGCACCACTCTTTGATTTATAAACATATGATTTCAGCTTGTCCATGCGTGAATGCATTCCAAATTGGCCCATAGAAATTACGTTTGGAGAACCAACATATTCATTTGATACCTTTAAAACAAAGTCAACGATAAATTCTGCTTGGTTATCCCTTCATAAAAATACAACGATGGTAAGTTAGCATTAACTACGTAACAATAAACATTTgacaattttgtattttagtgTGTATCATATCAGTTATAGACAATTATGTAGAATGTTTTGTCCACAATATAAACATTGAATTAATGTTAAAAGTGCTATAACTTCTGAAGACAATCATCGATTAGGCACACATTAGGTCAcctaaatgttaaaattgctatatcttttttttaatcaactcTTGAATCGTTTGGATGGTTgagattttaaaatgaaatattggCTTATAAACATACGAAATCATCTTCTCCATGCGTAAAAGCATTCTAAATAGACCCTCAAAAATGTTTGGCAAAATAACATATTCTTCTGATACTTTTAATACTAACTTATCGATAAATTTTGCTTCATTATCCTTCATAattcaaagaaaaatagaatGTAATATCAAAAGTATTTAATAttctttatacaaaaaattttaaaagataacattagtattgTATATTAGTGTATACCATATCCATCATAGACTATTATGCAGTACAATATATCGATCACGTTCACATTAGGTCACCTTAATATTAACActgtactattattattttatatatgtatatatatatatatataaactcttGGATCG contains the following coding sequences:
- the LOC107421906 gene encoding disease resistance protein RPV1-like — translated: MCDGWYRQNAIAKTFYELQSSQVESISFLENVKGNDLKSLKEQLLSDTLMGECKTNCGTIRNRLCRKKVPNVIDDVDHLDQRETLAEEPYWFGSRSRIIITTRDRHLLIAHGVKEIYNMEPLDDDEGLQLFTWKAGFEKVHLLPDEYKRLSQRVVQYANGLPLALKVLGSSLCGKDVEEWNDKLERLKNNPNKEIMGVLQISFDGLEDKDKNIFLLIVCFFKGNGHKDYVTSILKKCDFNPIIGIGNLSDKSLLSIKHNEIWVHDLLQEMGWKILGEKSLTVDLGRQIKLWNAIEEIEAIVCFDLSEKCPTKETFLNFLDVLSQMKKLKLLKLDSYSPSGLPSVLPILQYLSNDSDNPSGLLILQYLPNELLILQWIWCPFHYFPSSFQPTQLVEVDLSYSRICRLWGNVELPKLRSVRLFRCTKLTKIFNDFRLVSNLEVLDVGDCVKLSKIDPSIKFLRKLTRLDLSGCRSLDDLPPSLSGINQQCRALQADVDITKVEIHQRFALTPEAYIHSSSNIVFKISSYT